In Rutidosis leptorrhynchoides isolate AG116_Rl617_1_P2 chromosome 2, CSIRO_AGI_Rlap_v1, whole genome shotgun sequence, one genomic interval encodes:
- the LOC139892790 gene encoding uncharacterized protein — protein sequence MADKIVHNHTPKTEEHGGLFDCFGKKDENEKKADNSSGSEEKNKNKEPTLKEKVEKKIEEDKVKMNVKIEEGREKALELKEKTVEKSEEGKEKIGEIKENFGEKIRDYNEKKEAKKNDKKIEELKEKVIVIKDNAVDKLEEGKEKVVEIKEKIGERIEDNKEKQETKKIEEQKAKYEGPTGSPTIEVIVRPPEPSSEPEEKKGFMDMIKDKLPNGTKKIEDENAAPTPPQLVAAAATANHVDGETEHKEKKGILEMIKEKLPGYNSKSEEEIKKEKSCDDKA from the exons ATGGCTGATAAAATAGTTCATAATCATACCCCTAAGACCGAAGAACACGGCGGGTTGTTTGATTGTTTCGGAAAGAAAGACGAAAACGAGAAGAAAGCTGATAACAGTTCCGGT TCTGAAGAGAAGAACAAGAACAAAGAACCAACCTTGAAGGAAAAGGTTGAGAAAAAAAtcgaagaagacaaagtgaagatGAATGTGAAGATCGAAGAAGGTAGAGAGAAAGCGTTAGAACTCAAAGAGAAAACAGTGGAGAAAAGCGAAGAAGGCAAAGAGAAAATCGGAGAAATTAAAGAGAATTTCGGGGAGAAAATTCGAGACTACAACGAGAAGAAAGAAGCAAAGAAAAACGACAAAAAGATCGAAGAGCTCAAAGAGAAAGTCATAGTTATTAAAGATAATGCAGTGGATAAGCTCGAAGAGGGAAAAGAAAAGGTCGTAGAAATCAAAGAAAAGATCGGGGAAAGAATCGAAGATAACAAGGAGAAGCAAGAAACAAAGAAGATTGAAGAACAGAAAGCGAAATACGAGGGACCCACGGGGTCGCCAACTATTGAAGTTATAGTTCGCCCACCGGAGCCAAGTAGTGAACCCGAAGAGAAAAAGGGGTTTATGGACATGATCAAGGACAAACTTCCAAATGGTACTAAGAAGATCGAAGACGAGAATGCAGCTCCAACACCGCCACAACTAGTGGCTGCAGCCGCTACTGCAAACCATGTGGATGGTGAAACCGAGCATAAAGAGAAAAAGGGCATTTTGGAAATGATCAAAGAAAAGCTTCCAGGGTATAATTCAAAGAGTGAAGAGGAGATCAAGAAGGAAAAGAGTTGTGATGATAAGGCATAA